In Agrobacterium vitis, one genomic interval encodes:
- a CDS encoding aspartate aminotransferase family protein, which yields MNMAARNSELSYSISAWPDNKDLMDRLNALLKQPPKGISKANMPKVLDYFEQKCQTSKAWAARAAEVIPGGVQHNLAFNYPFPIAATKVDGAYMWDADGNRYTDFLQAGGPTLLGSNYLPVREKVHQLIDECGPVTGLLHEYEFKLAEIIRKFMPGIEMFRMLGSGTEACMGAIRLARAHTGKKWVIKVGGDYHGWSDQMVYGMRVPGTGRREATGIPKGVTGYTQEVFPNEIGTLRRKLMLNRIRGGTAAVILEPLGPESGTRPVTPEYNREVRKLCDEFGALLIFDEVVTGFRVGMGGAQGYFNVTPDITVFGKCLTGGYLMAGGIGGRKDIMMTLVGGIGTSSKRAFVGGTLSANPLSCVAGYYAIEEMARTNAPVVAGRAGDRLAKGLKEILNRLGLPYVVYNMGSIVHLQTSAVLLMSMRNPIKLMREANPRKHLMEEMGAAYMAHGILTLAGSRIYTSMADTDEVIDDALERFETVFRLV from the coding sequence ATGAACATGGCAGCTCGTAACTCTGAACTTTCCTACAGCATCAGTGCCTGGCCAGATAACAAAGACCTCATGGACCGGCTGAACGCCCTGCTCAAGCAGCCTCCCAAAGGTATTTCCAAGGCCAATATGCCCAAGGTGCTCGATTATTTCGAACAGAAATGCCAGACCTCCAAGGCCTGGGCTGCACGGGCGGCGGAGGTTATTCCGGGTGGGGTCCAGCATAATCTCGCCTTCAATTATCCGTTTCCCATAGCGGCCACCAAGGTCGATGGCGCTTATATGTGGGATGCGGACGGCAATCGCTATACTGACTTTCTGCAGGCGGGCGGACCGACATTGCTTGGCTCCAACTATCTGCCGGTGCGCGAAAAAGTGCATCAACTGATCGACGAATGCGGTCCGGTGACTGGCCTCCTTCACGAATACGAATTCAAGCTCGCCGAGATCATCCGTAAATTTATGCCTGGTATCGAAATGTTCCGCATGCTCGGTTCCGGCACGGAAGCCTGCATGGGTGCTATCCGCTTAGCCCGCGCCCATACCGGCAAAAAATGGGTGATCAAGGTTGGCGGCGACTATCATGGCTGGAGCGACCAGATGGTCTACGGCATGCGCGTGCCTGGCACCGGCCGGCGCGAAGCTACGGGCATTCCGAAAGGTGTCACGGGTTATACTCAGGAAGTCTTCCCCAATGAGATCGGCACGCTCCGGCGCAAGCTGATGCTGAACCGTATTCGCGGCGGCACGGCAGCGGTCATCCTCGAGCCTCTTGGGCCGGAAAGCGGCACGCGGCCTGTGACGCCCGAATACAACCGCGAAGTTCGCAAACTCTGCGACGAATTCGGCGCGTTGCTGATCTTCGATGAGGTCGTCACCGGTTTTCGTGTCGGCATGGGCGGTGCGCAAGGCTATTTCAACGTGACGCCCGATATCACCGTGTTCGGCAAGTGCCTCACCGGGGGGTATCTGATGGCAGGCGGGATCGGCGGTCGCAAGGACATCATGATGACCCTGGTCGGGGGTATCGGCACCTCGAGTAAGCGCGCCTTTGTCGGCGGCACGCTTTCGGCCAATCCGCTGTCTTGCGTTGCTGGTTACTATGCGATCGAGGAGATGGCGCGCACCAATGCGCCGGTTGTTGCCGGACGAGCTGGCGACCGGCTGGCCAAGGGCTTGAAGGAGATCCTCAACCGGCTCGGCCTTCCCTATGTGGTCTATAATATGGGCTCCATCGTTCATCTGCAGACGTCCGCCGTGCTGTTGATGAGCATGCGCAACCCGATCAAGCTGATGCGCGAGGCCAATCCCCGTAAACACCTGATGGAAGAGATGGGGGCGGCCTATATGGCGCATGGCATTCTAACCCTGGCGGGAAGCCGCATCTATACCAGTATGGCGGACACCGATGAGGTGATCGACGATGCCCTTGAGCGTTTTGAAACCGTTTTCCGTTTGGTGTGA
- a CDS encoding class II aldolase/adducin family protein, translating into MAKFMAQRQEIADMCRYFADNGYFAGTGGNIGVRVDRKFMAVTPSASDYYTVEAKDVVILDIETLDIVEGDKTPTIEKGLHARMLLMHPNRHASVHTHQPIASAVALLHEILPWPRGSDLGALGPHVALIPYRPSGTGMLAKIFAKSLRPDIFAYLLASHGVICAGADLKTAAGMIRKIEAAAAAHLRERINKHVNLDRQLQALILNVLDKAETKGA; encoded by the coding sequence ATGGCTAAATTCATGGCCCAGCGGCAGGAGATTGCCGATATGTGCCGCTATTTCGCGGATAATGGCTATTTTGCCGGAACCGGCGGCAATATCGGCGTCCGTGTCGATAGAAAATTCATGGCGGTCACCCCCTCGGCCTCCGACTACTACACGGTTGAGGCTAAAGACGTGGTGATCCTCGATATCGAGACCCTTGACATTGTCGAGGGTGACAAGACGCCGACCATTGAAAAAGGACTGCATGCCAGGATGCTCCTTATGCATCCTAACCGTCATGCCAGTGTTCATACACATCAACCGATCGCAAGCGCTGTCGCCTTGCTGCATGAAATTCTGCCCTGGCCAAGGGGAAGCGATCTTGGGGCACTTGGTCCTCACGTCGCGCTTATTCCCTATAGGCCGTCGGGCACGGGAATGCTGGCAAAGATTTTTGCGAAGTCCCTGCGGCCCGACATCTTTGCATATCTTCTGGCCAGTCACGGCGTCATCTGTGCGGGGGCCGATCTCAAGACCGCTGCGGGCATGATCCGCAAGATCGAAGCCGCCGCCGCCGCCCACCTGCGCGAACGCATCAACAAACACGTCAACCTCGATCGGCAACTCCAGGCGCTCATTCTGAACGTTCTGGACAAGGCTGAGACCAAGGGAGCTTGA
- a CDS encoding xylulokinase codes for MAKSDQYVLSIDLGTSGCKVGLVSITGHVVAWAFRSVPLQVIDTIGAEQDPSQWWSAFIEASQDVLHQSAALRQNIVAICSSTQGEGTVAVDRDGNVLMNAIIWLDMRGARYLKKEMRGAMKVAGYDAIKLQKWLRLCGGAPALSGKDPAGHMLLIRDAFPDIYEKTYKFLNVLDFFNLRLTGRFCATQDSILTSWVTDNRDVNHIRYDDGLIGASGIDKWKFPDLIRCTDVVGTLLPSVADLLGLSSKTPVVAGAIDNSAAAIGAGTLADYDAHLYMGSSSWISAHVPFKKTSVMDQITSVPCPVPSKYLMIAMQSSGASNIAFLKDRIVFHDDGLIDSEPTPDTYRLLDEIAARTPAGAAGMMYLPWLFGERCPVDDPTLRAGIFNMSMEHNRETLVRAVFEGVALNTRWMMKPVSRFLGRRPEAITMIGGGAMSPAWCQIFADVLGVQIRQPHDPMKANARGAAFIGAVGLGLIQFDDVARHVVIDRVYDPDPATQRLYDERFGIFTELHRRLAPLYKRLNGSKGKIHG; via the coding sequence ATGGCCAAGTCTGACCAATATGTTTTATCGATCGATCTTGGCACCAGTGGCTGCAAAGTCGGATTGGTGTCGATTACCGGACACGTGGTTGCCTGGGCATTCCGGTCGGTGCCGCTCCAGGTAATCGATACGATCGGGGCAGAGCAGGACCCCTCACAGTGGTGGAGCGCCTTCATCGAGGCAAGCCAGGACGTGCTTCACCAGAGTGCTGCATTGCGTCAGAATATCGTCGCGATCTGCTCATCCACGCAAGGGGAGGGAACCGTTGCCGTTGACCGTGATGGCAATGTGCTGATGAACGCGATTATCTGGCTCGACATGCGCGGCGCCCGCTACCTGAAGAAGGAAATGCGCGGGGCAATGAAGGTCGCAGGCTATGACGCGATCAAGTTGCAGAAATGGTTGAGGCTGTGTGGCGGCGCTCCGGCCCTGTCCGGCAAGGACCCAGCGGGCCACATGCTGCTGATCCGCGATGCTTTTCCTGACATTTACGAGAAGACCTACAAGTTTCTCAACGTTCTCGATTTCTTCAATCTGCGTCTGACGGGCCGGTTTTGCGCCACGCAGGATTCCATTCTTACTTCCTGGGTAACCGATAACCGCGATGTCAATCATATCCGCTACGACGACGGGTTGATCGGTGCCAGCGGCATCGACAAGTGGAAATTTCCCGATCTCATCAGATGTACGGATGTCGTTGGAACCCTGTTGCCTTCGGTTGCCGATCTGTTGGGTCTGTCGTCGAAAACGCCGGTTGTCGCCGGTGCTATCGACAATTCCGCCGCCGCGATCGGCGCTGGAACGCTGGCCGATTATGACGCCCATCTCTACATGGGGTCATCGTCCTGGATCTCGGCCCATGTGCCTTTTAAGAAAACCAGTGTCATGGACCAGATCACATCGGTTCCTTGTCCGGTACCATCGAAATACCTGATGATCGCCATGCAATCGAGCGGTGCGAGCAATATCGCCTTCCTGAAGGACCGCATTGTCTTCCATGACGATGGCCTGATCGATTCCGAACCGACGCCTGATACTTACAGGCTTCTCGATGAGATTGCCGCCCGCACACCTGCCGGAGCGGCTGGCATGATGTATCTGCCCTGGCTTTTCGGCGAACGCTGCCCGGTGGATGACCCGACCCTTCGGGCCGGGATCTTCAACATGAGCATGGAGCATAACCGCGAAACCCTTGTGAGAGCGGTCTTCGAAGGCGTGGCGCTCAATACACGTTGGATGATGAAGCCGGTCTCCCGCTTTCTTGGCCGCAGGCCTGAGGCAATCACCATGATCGGCGGCGGCGCAATGTCGCCCGCCTGGTGCCAGATCTTTGCGGATGTTCTGGGTGTCCAGATCCGCCAGCCACATGATCCGATGAAAGCCAATGCACGCGGTGCGGCCTTCATCGGGGCTGTGGGACTCGGCCTCATCCAGTTCGATGACGTCGCACGCCATGTGGTGATCGACCGGGTCTACGATCCTGATCCGGCGACGCAGCGGCTCTATGACGAGCGCTTCGGTATCTTCACGGAACTCCATCGGCGCCTGGCGCCGCTTTACAAACGTCTAAACGGATCAAAGGGCAAGATTCATGGCTAA
- a CDS encoding AraC family transcriptional regulator, with product MKTVDARYMTANIPVFLIRSLVMTLTDFGLDASRLTAGLGIPMEDLSDPACRISFRQGREVILRAMKMTKGKALGLETGIREKITSVGLVGYVMVTAATVGDAVKLGLDLQKDTGSMLEFDTRESPEGVVVTAASRFHDPDIYVFLVEEAFASFMGVAHGLVGEGFKPVRVDFAYPAPAHTEAYQRVFGCPVRFGQMENAFIYDAAWYKQPLLTSDPLSHRQLLEFMAYNRARSREAAEIIESVERVLRQKLHNRTHISKVARALGMSERTLRRRLAESGVSFQSLLDDLRKNRTLELLGNRNMSVEQIAFAVGFSDPHNFRRAFRRWTGTTPGALRADLSPI from the coding sequence ATGAAGACAGTCGATGCGCGTTATATGACGGCCAATATCCCGGTTTTTCTCATCCGCAGCCTCGTCATGACGCTTACGGATTTTGGTCTCGATGCCTCGCGATTAACGGCAGGTCTTGGCATTCCCATGGAGGATCTCTCAGACCCGGCCTGCCGGATTTCGTTTCGCCAGGGACGCGAAGTCATCCTGCGGGCCATGAAAATGACCAAGGGCAAGGCGCTTGGATTGGAGACCGGGATTCGCGAAAAGATTACCTCTGTTGGCCTGGTCGGTTATGTGATGGTGACAGCAGCGACTGTGGGTGACGCGGTCAAGCTTGGCCTTGATCTGCAAAAAGATACCGGCAGCATGTTGGAATTCGACACCAGGGAAAGCCCGGAGGGTGTCGTCGTCACGGCGGCGAGCCGTTTTCACGATCCCGACATCTATGTTTTCCTGGTGGAAGAGGCTTTTGCCAGTTTCATGGGGGTCGCCCACGGCCTTGTCGGGGAGGGCTTCAAGCCGGTCCGGGTCGATTTTGCTTATCCTGCGCCAGCGCATACGGAAGCATATCAACGGGTTTTCGGCTGTCCGGTTCGATTTGGCCAGATGGAAAATGCGTTCATCTATGATGCCGCCTGGTACAAGCAGCCGCTCCTGACATCCGATCCTCTTAGCCATCGCCAGCTTCTTGAATTCATGGCCTATAACCGCGCCCGAAGCCGCGAGGCGGCTGAAATCATCGAATCCGTCGAAAGGGTCCTGCGACAGAAGCTGCACAACCGCACGCATATTTCCAAGGTGGCCCGTGCGCTTGGCATGAGCGAGCGCACCTTGCGTCGCAGACTTGCCGAAAGCGGGGTTTCCTTCCAATCGCTTCTGGACGATCTTCGCAAGAACCGCACGCTCGAACTGTTGGGCAACAGGAACATGTCTGTCGAGCAGATCGCATTTGCGGTCGGATTTTCGGACCCTCATAATTTCCGGCGCGCCTTCCGCCGTTGGACAGGTACCACGCCCGGTGCGCTTCGTGCGGATCTATCGCCTATTTGA
- a CDS encoding MFS transporter encodes MLLWILGLSAAYAVALNGTMVMPVVVLSMSKLTGYNEAMATIVASAELAGIAFYGIFLPKLALRSWKAVAIGGIVAVMAGEALSFWLQNPYSLGAARFATGLGEGALFSLVSMSLASLANAERYWGALSLIGGTAMGLLLFVVSLMPPDEAGAPVFLMLGAFTAIMAPFLLFVARRSSRLPVATHHAKLNNGKMLLAMMVVFLVYGVQAAQWAVCGYVGEKVGLSNGEVGFYLALSSLVGFLGAVIPSFTHDKAKRLPAVLLGFLIMAMSIYFLFTVLTPLVFVITQVLVNIGFYIVTPFITGILTENDPDGSVMSRTLVVAIVGATLGTAIAGPIFEGYDSSLFAWSCLLPLAIAAIFAALIFGHLHRSFPATVANK; translated from the coding sequence ATGCTTTTGTGGATACTCGGCCTGAGTGCTGCCTATGCGGTCGCGCTGAATGGGACAATGGTCATGCCCGTCGTCGTTCTGTCGATGAGCAAACTGACGGGCTATAACGAAGCAATGGCGACAATCGTCGCCAGCGCCGAACTCGCTGGCATTGCGTTTTACGGAATATTCCTACCCAAACTGGCCCTCAGATCGTGGAAAGCGGTGGCGATTGGCGGCATTGTCGCGGTCATGGCTGGCGAAGCACTCAGTTTCTGGCTGCAAAACCCTTACAGCCTTGGCGCGGCACGATTTGCGACCGGCCTGGGAGAAGGTGCCTTGTTCAGCCTGGTTTCGATGAGCCTCGCCTCGCTTGCCAATGCCGAACGATACTGGGGCGCGCTTAGTCTGATTGGCGGAACCGCCATGGGACTGCTGCTTTTCGTGGTGTCACTCATGCCACCGGACGAAGCGGGAGCGCCGGTTTTTCTGATGCTGGGCGCGTTCACTGCCATTATGGCGCCGTTCCTTCTTTTCGTCGCCAGGCGTTCGTCACGGCTTCCTGTGGCAACCCATCATGCCAAACTCAACAATGGGAAAATGCTGCTTGCAATGATGGTTGTATTTCTCGTTTATGGAGTGCAGGCGGCGCAATGGGCAGTCTGCGGCTATGTGGGGGAAAAAGTGGGGCTCAGCAATGGTGAAGTTGGCTTCTATCTCGCCTTATCATCGCTGGTGGGCTTCCTGGGTGCGGTCATTCCCTCCTTCACGCATGACAAGGCCAAGAGACTGCCAGCCGTGCTGCTGGGATTTCTGATCATGGCGATGTCGATCTATTTCCTGTTCACCGTTCTAACACCCCTGGTTTTCGTCATCACACAGGTTCTGGTGAATATCGGTTTCTATATCGTGACCCCGTTCATCACGGGTATACTGACCGAAAACGACCCCGATGGGTCGGTGATGTCACGAACGCTGGTTGTCGCCATCGTGGGGGCTACGCTGGGAACCGCAATTGCCGGGCCAATCTTTGAAGGCTACGATTCAAGCCTTTTTGCTTGGTCCTGCCTCCTACCCCTGGCCATCGCGGCGATCTTTGCCGCATTGATCTTTGGGCATCTGCACCGCAGCTTTCCAGCAACTGTCGCCAATAAATAA
- a CDS encoding coniferyl aldehyde dehydrogenase, protein MTIETLPLILERQRQSFQHDISPSLPLRRDRLNRIGRLLKENRQALCDVVSRDFGHRSHHETVQLEIAPLMGALRHTRSHLRQWMKPERRGRSIEFLQLANWVQYQPLGVIGIMVPWNYPLLLALGPLIDILAAGNRAMIKPSELLPETSALLSTLVEAYFSPEEVTVIQGGVEIAAAFSALPFDHLIFTGSTAVGRKVMASAAVNLTPLTLELGGKSPALIAPDYPIADAARDIAFGKLMNAGQTCIAPDYVLVEKSKLGDLASALISQAEAFYPQHAGPQHAGQEQYSSLVGARAHERLLKGIEECRTRGAKLITADIAMPSQGRVIAPTLVIDPPADCLLMEEEIFGPILPLIPYEGFDTALKFVRERPRPLALYIFTGNRATEKKALSNTISGNVTINGTLLHIAQNDLPFGGIGPSGMGAYHGHEGFKRFSHARGIAKVRLFNPARLAMPPYGRLAQFLARFMVRD, encoded by the coding sequence ATGACCATTGAAACTCTCCCGCTTATTCTGGAACGCCAGCGTCAATCCTTCCAGCATGACATTTCTCCGTCACTGCCCCTGCGCCGCGACCGTCTGAACCGGATCGGCCGGTTGTTGAAGGAGAACCGGCAAGCGCTGTGCGATGTGGTTTCACGCGATTTTGGTCATAGATCCCATCATGAAACGGTGCAGTTGGAAATCGCTCCGCTGATGGGCGCGCTGCGCCATACCCGATCCCATCTGCGCCAATGGATGAAGCCCGAACGCCGAGGGCGCTCGATTGAGTTTCTCCAGCTTGCAAATTGGGTTCAATACCAACCGCTCGGGGTGATTGGTATTATGGTGCCGTGGAACTATCCGCTTCTCCTGGCGCTTGGGCCGCTCATCGACATTCTGGCTGCCGGAAACCGGGCGATGATCAAGCCATCGGAATTGCTGCCGGAAACCTCGGCTCTGCTTTCCACGCTTGTCGAGGCTTATTTCAGCCCTGAGGAGGTTACCGTTATCCAAGGAGGGGTGGAGATTGCCGCAGCCTTTTCTGCCCTGCCGTTCGACCATCTTATTTTCACCGGCTCAACGGCAGTCGGTCGCAAGGTTATGGCGTCAGCGGCTGTTAATCTTACACCACTCACCCTGGAACTCGGTGGCAAGTCGCCCGCACTCATCGCCCCGGATTATCCAATTGCCGATGCGGCCCGTGACATCGCCTTTGGAAAGCTGATGAACGCGGGCCAGACTTGCATTGCACCGGACTATGTTCTGGTCGAGAAATCAAAACTTGGAGACCTTGCATCCGCGCTGATCTCTCAGGCAGAGGCTTTTTATCCACAACATGCGGGGCCACAACACGCGGGGCAGGAACAGTATTCAAGCCTTGTCGGCGCTCGAGCGCATGAACGGTTGCTCAAAGGCATTGAGGAATGCCGCACCCGTGGAGCCAAACTCATTACTGCTGATATCGCCATGCCCTCTCAAGGGCGCGTGATCGCACCCACGCTGGTAATCGACCCGCCTGCGGATTGCTTGCTGATGGAGGAAGAAATCTTCGGGCCAATCCTGCCCCTTATTCCCTATGAGGGTTTTGACACAGCGTTGAAATTTGTCCGCGAGCGCCCGCGCCCTCTGGCGCTCTACATCTTCACGGGAAACCGGGCAACCGAGAAAAAAGCACTGTCGAACACGATTTCCGGCAATGTCACTATCAACGGTACCCTTCTGCATATCGCTCAAAACGACCTGCCCTTTGGCGGTATCGGGCCAAGCGGCATGGGGGCCTATCATGGCCATGAGGGCTTCAAGCGTTTTTCGCACGCCCGCGGCATTGCGAAAGTCCGTCTTTTCAATCCCGCACGCCTCGCCATGCCTCCTTACGGACGGCTGGCACAATTTCTGGCCAGGTTCATGGTGCGTGACTAA
- a CDS encoding OmpP1/FadL family transporter produces the protein MSSMLHKKGNEMSKQYSWQAPQFALAMWVGALSFAPCVAVAGGFSRGEADTDILFTDGNYSLRTGAIYVSPSRSFSTLNGARASDKAYSDEFWIPSVAVKATLGSGIACALTYTQPFGASATYGSQAQNAEFTTASSQGLALVNPTSKMQFSTDEYGATCDVRVDAGPGRFYMIGGVFVESFEYKENTLYGNIRLKDDGALGYRVGAAYDIPEYAMRFQLMYRSQVSHDAEGTFTPSALAAAAGVTDTASANGTGTLPQSIKLSAQTGVAPGWLVYGSLTWTDWSVLQNFRYDVTGLGTSNKAFNYKDGYTVQIGVGHEFTEKLSGTVNVTWDEGVGTGADITTDTWSLGLGAEYKTKFGKFDLGTSVSYLTAGSQSVSAGATYDATAKHDWAVAVGLGYLIEF, from the coding sequence ATGTCGTCGATGCTACATAAAAAAGGGAACGAAATGAGCAAGCAATATTCTTGGCAAGCACCTCAATTTGCGCTGGCAATGTGGGTAGGTGCACTATCGTTTGCGCCTTGCGTTGCAGTCGCGGGCGGCTTCAGCAGAGGTGAGGCCGATACTGATATTCTCTTCACCGATGGAAACTATAGTTTACGCACCGGAGCAATATATGTTTCACCAAGCCGCTCATTTTCAACCCTGAACGGCGCCCGTGCCTCTGATAAAGCCTATTCGGATGAGTTTTGGATACCAAGCGTCGCCGTCAAGGCAACGCTTGGTTCCGGTATTGCCTGCGCTTTGACATATACGCAACCATTTGGCGCTTCTGCCACATATGGAAGCCAGGCGCAGAACGCTGAATTTACAACGGCTTCGAGCCAGGGATTGGCACTCGTTAATCCCACCTCAAAAATGCAGTTTTCGACGGATGAATACGGTGCAACCTGCGATGTGCGGGTGGACGCCGGGCCGGGCCGCTTTTACATGATCGGCGGCGTCTTTGTGGAAAGCTTCGAATACAAGGAAAACACCCTTTACGGTAACATTCGGCTGAAGGATGACGGTGCGTTAGGCTACCGAGTGGGCGCCGCTTACGACATTCCCGAATATGCCATGCGCTTCCAGCTCATGTACCGGTCGCAAGTCTCGCATGATGCGGAAGGGACATTCACGCCCTCAGCGCTGGCCGCCGCCGCCGGGGTGACAGACACGGCATCTGCTAACGGAACCGGAACCCTGCCGCAGTCGATCAAGCTCTCTGCCCAGACCGGCGTAGCGCCGGGTTGGCTGGTTTACGGTTCCTTGACCTGGACAGACTGGAGCGTTCTTCAAAACTTCAGATATGACGTCACCGGGCTTGGCACAAGCAACAAGGCCTTCAACTACAAGGACGGCTACACGGTGCAGATTGGTGTTGGTCATGAATTTACAGAAAAACTCTCTGGAACGGTCAACGTGACCTGGGATGAAGGCGTCGGAACCGGAGCAGATATAACCACCGACACTTGGTCCCTCGGACTGGGCGCAGAGTACAAAACCAAATTCGGTAAATTCGATCTCGGAACCTCCGTCTCTTACCTCACTGCCGGTTCACAGAGCGTCAGCGCCGGAGCGACTTATGACGCAACCGCCAAGCATGATTGGGCGGTCGCCGTTGGATTGGGGTATCTGATCGAATTCTGA
- a CDS encoding alanine racemase, whose protein sequence is MAEADYFRMLSEALSQAELFRPVLVVDRDRLDANIATIAGGLAPDLGLRVVDKSLSSIPLLERILTQAGTMRLMSFHLPMTCAVLEAFPKAEILYGKPLPTRALAAWMRLASPYLVEDLLRRTVFLIDSPDRLDQYAALAREAGQTIRIAFETDTGMHRGGFETPDALAAICARAIQQKELRIEGLVGYEAHIPEVAHLIGGAAEREKVISRIRAFVSVFPHGTCAIANTGGSKTALSYHDAGAANEVSVGSAFLKPTDFDMPSLEAVQPAVFIATPVLKVEEVRLPGPPLLTSLMQAIGLFPRKGCFLYGGKWMAKPVFPKGMRENKIWGLSSNQQMMALPYESTLKPDDFAFFRPTQSEAVLQHFDGIHVLSKGRIIETWPTLPPG, encoded by the coding sequence ATGGCTGAAGCCGACTATTTCCGGATGCTCTCCGAAGCGCTTTCTCAAGCCGAATTGTTTCGTCCGGTACTTGTGGTTGACAGAGACAGGCTCGATGCAAATATTGCCACGATTGCGGGCGGTCTCGCGCCGGATCTTGGCTTACGGGTCGTTGATAAATCTCTGTCATCGATCCCATTGCTTGAGCGCATTCTGACACAAGCCGGAACGATGCGACTGATGAGTTTCCATCTGCCGATGACCTGTGCTGTATTGGAGGCTTTCCCGAAGGCAGAAATTCTTTACGGGAAACCGCTCCCGACAAGAGCGCTTGCGGCATGGATGCGGCTCGCTTCTCCGTATCTGGTCGAGGATCTTCTGCGACGCACGGTGTTTCTGATCGATAGCCCGGACCGGCTTGACCAATATGCGGCACTGGCGCGCGAAGCTGGACAAACAATCAGAATCGCTTTTGAGACGGATACCGGCATGCATCGCGGTGGGTTCGAAACGCCTGATGCGCTGGCTGCCATCTGCGCACGTGCCATTCAGCAAAAGGAATTGAGAATAGAGGGTCTTGTTGGCTATGAGGCGCATATCCCGGAGGTTGCTCACCTCATTGGAGGCGCTGCGGAAAGGGAGAAAGTCATATCCCGCATCAGGGCATTTGTTTCGGTATTTCCGCATGGCACGTGCGCCATCGCCAATACGGGTGGCAGTAAAACTGCGCTTTCCTATCATGATGCCGGTGCCGCGAATGAAGTTTCCGTGGGCTCGGCTTTCCTGAAGCCGACGGATTTCGATATGCCGTCTCTTGAGGCTGTGCAGCCTGCCGTCTTTATTGCCACGCCTGTGTTGAAAGTGGAGGAGGTTCGCCTGCCGGGGCCTCCGTTGCTGACAAGTCTAATGCAGGCTATCGGCCTTTTCCCGCGCAAGGGGTGTTTTCTTTATGGCGGCAAGTGGATGGCCAAACCGGTTTTTCCCAAAGGCATGCGGGAAAACAAGATCTGGGGGCTTTCATCCAATCAGCAAATGATGGCTCTGCCTTACGAAAGCACCTTGAAACCTGATGATTTTGCTTTCTTTCGCCCGACGCAGAGCGAGGCGGTGCTGCAACATTTCGATGGAATTCACGTTCTTTCCAAAGGCCGGATTATCGAAACCTGGCCCACTCTTCCGCCGGGTTGA